One stretch of Candidatus Nitrosotenuis cloacae DNA includes these proteins:
- a CDS encoding winged helix-turn-helix transcriptional regulator, whose translation MGGDKKKSAASMEKSQDNDKSKESGAKKDKKDRKGEKSERKAEITVILGEDQALKLIKSNNYLTIQELAKQTGVKISAANACLTGLLKKGSVKRAGGFAGHWIYQPVN comes from the coding sequence ATGGGCGGAGACAAGAAGAAAAGCGCAGCATCCATGGAAAAATCCCAAGACAATGATAAATCAAAGGAGTCCGGTGCAAAAAAAGACAAAAAGGATCGAAAGGGTGAGAAGTCAGAAAGGAAGGCTGAAATCACCGTCATACTAGGTGAGGACCAAGCACTCAAACTAATCAAGTCAAACAATTATCTAACAATTCAAGAGCTAGCAAAACAAACAGGAGTAAAGATCTCTGCAGCAAATGCATGTCTGACAGGACTACTCAAAAAGGGTTCTGTAAAGCGCGCAGGCGGATTTGCAGGACACTGGATTTATCAGCCAGTTAACTGA
- a CDS encoding transcriptional regulator, giving the protein MLLPAEIESKTLIPALRAILAKKLAEEHNVREDEISKMLGVTQAAISNYIRGTRGDPKLIEKLVADKQVSEMIGELSDRLSSDMAYTPSSLAKFISLCNYIKSSLLICEIHHKLETNIDEAICKECENMLLKGPGSVY; this is encoded by the coding sequence ATGTTACTGCCTGCAGAAATTGAATCAAAGACACTCATTCCTGCACTACGCGCAATTTTGGCAAAAAAGCTGGCAGAAGAGCACAATGTACGTGAAGACGAAATATCAAAGATGCTCGGAGTAACACAAGCGGCCATTAGCAACTACATCCGTGGAACTCGTGGTGATCCAAAATTAATTGAAAAGCTTGTTGCAGACAAACAGGTCTCTGAGATGATTGGCGAGCTTAGTGACAGATTATCATCAGACATGGCATACACACCATCAAGCCTTGCAAAATTCATCAGCTTGTGCAATTACATAAAATCAAGTCTTTTGATCTGCGAGATTCATCATAAACTAGAAACAAACATTGATGAGGCAATCTGCAAGGAATGCGAAAACATGCTTCTAAAGGGACCAGGTTCTGTGTACTAG
- a CDS encoding DNA-directed RNA polymerase subunit K: MSDPEEVEVEAPEEIEEEPEFARPVGEEMAEDTTMEDAINAYKKIFESKELTDDERAELDKKIKQMETREVIDMDPVHVIIEIPLAGKGKIAIGPPNLTRFEKARILGARALQLSQGAPPFIAIPSDARTSLDIALKELEEFAIPIVIKRRLPNGDYQNVPIDYFN, from the coding sequence TTGTCGGATCCTGAAGAAGTAGAAGTTGAAGCTCCAGAGGAAATTGAGGAGGAGCCAGAATTTGCCAGACCAGTTGGCGAAGAAATGGCAGAAGACACTACAATGGAGGATGCCATCAATGCATACAAGAAAATTTTTGAATCAAAAGAATTAACGGATGACGAGCGAGCAGAGCTAGACAAAAAAATCAAACAGATGGAAACTCGCGAAGTCATCGACATGGACCCAGTTCACGTAATCATAGAGATTCCACTTGCAGGTAAAGGCAAAATTGCAATAGGACCACCAAATTTGACCAGATTCGAGAAGGCAAGAATCTTGGGTGCACGCGCACTACAACTATCACAGGGAGCACCACCATTTATCGCAATTCCATCAGACGCAAGAACATCACTTGACATAGCACTAAAAGAGCTGGAAGAATTTGCAATACCAATCGTAATCAAGCGAAGACTGCCAAACGGTGATTACCAAAATGTTCCAATTGATTATTTTAACTAG
- a CDS encoding CBS domain-containing protein, giving the protein MHIENIQQDTISEIKSTDIISIQETQSAHDVITNLVSNKVSKVFVNNGSKPVGVISDKDIIRFLYIDRSKRTLDQVFASEIMNGVCFAVETMTCSQAAQMMILNKISSLGIGSKEKMYGILTKSDLIRYYTETDTRTSKVSDYMMVSYFAAPHHTKIHEILKKMITCDISRVIVTDNDSPIGMITVGDIFRMSLATNKMSIVQENNYSEDDGLWSETGFVGSQPTGEIMTEGLITVDSSSHMRDAAKLLLYNKIDCVGVKNGNDEMIGILNKTNILYALADLK; this is encoded by the coding sequence ATGCATATAGAAAATATCCAACAGGATACCATATCGGAGATAAAGAGTACTGATATCATATCAATTCAGGAGACTCAGTCTGCCCATGATGTCATAACCAATCTCGTATCAAACAAAGTAAGCAAGGTCTTTGTGAATAATGGTTCAAAACCGGTTGGAGTTATCAGTGACAAAGACATTATTCGGTTTTTGTATATAGACAGAAGCAAGCGTACTCTTGACCAGGTCTTTGCATCAGAGATAATGAATGGAGTTTGCTTTGCGGTGGAAACCATGACTTGTAGTCAAGCAGCACAGATGATGATACTAAACAAGATTAGTTCGCTTGGAATAGGTTCCAAGGAAAAAATGTACGGCATACTAACAAAAAGCGATCTGATTCGATATTACACCGAAACAGACACTAGAACAAGCAAGGTCTCTGACTACATGATGGTTAGTTATTTTGCAGCACCACATCACACAAAAATTCACGAAATTCTCAAAAAAATGATCACGTGTGACATTTCAAGAGTAATTGTAACTGATAATGACTCCCCAATAGGCATGATCACAGTTGGAGATATTTTCAGGATGAGTCTTGCAACAAACAAAATGAGCATAGTCCAGGAGAATAATTATTCTGAAGACGATGGATTGTGGTCAGAAACCGGCTTCGTAGGATCACAACCAACCGGTGAAATCATGACAGAGGGGTTAATCACAGTAGATTCTAGCTCCCACATGAGGGATGCTGCCAAATTATTACTATACAACAAAATAGATTGTGTCGGAGTAAAAAACGGAAATGACGAGATGATAGGCATACTAAACAAGACAAACATATTGTATGCCCTGGCGGACCTGAAATGA
- a CDS encoding cyclophilin-like fold protein, protein MSAGSVSSSTMILEIKGKSKMSCELKRHLSPKTVGIILRSIPLDGNAHLMGQNIVYFETKVNSGVERQKKEFKKGDIAFTPVGSSICLFVADVITSKPMTPIGKILTNVDSLKDVKSGDVISLYQLTG, encoded by the coding sequence ATGAGCGCAGGATCTGTGTCCTCCAGTACGATGATTTTGGAGATCAAGGGAAAATCCAAGATGAGCTGCGAGCTAAAACGTCATCTGTCCCCAAAGACTGTTGGCATAATACTACGATCTATTCCGCTCGATGGAAATGCACATCTGATGGGCCAAAACATTGTTTATTTTGAAACCAAAGTAAACTCTGGAGTCGAGCGACAAAAAAAGGAATTCAAAAAAGGTGACATCGCATTTACTCCTGTGGGCTCTAGCATCTGCTTGTTTGTTGCAGATGTGATAACATCAAAGCCAATGACACCAATTGGAAAAATTCTCACAAACGTTGATTCACTAAAAGATGTAAAGTCTGGTGATGTTATTTCGCTTTATCAGTTAACTGGCTGA
- a CDS encoding response regulator, with the protein MSEDYEPSIMIVDDSHFTRRAIRKIVEENHLSNKIIEAEDGVDAVMKYKEHHPTLVTMDVLMPKADGIQALRAIKKINPEAKVMMVSSTGKVHIVQDAMRAGAIDYILKPFDSSQMAIALSKHGRM; encoded by the coding sequence ATGAGCGAAGACTATGAGCCATCAATTATGATAGTTGATGACTCTCATTTTACAAGACGGGCCATAAGAAAAATAGTGGAGGAGAACCATCTTTCTAATAAAATCATAGAGGCAGAAGACGGAGTAGATGCCGTGATGAAATACAAAGAGCACCATCCGACTTTGGTTACAATGGATGTCTTGATGCCAAAGGCAGACGGCATTCAGGCATTGAGGGCAATAAAAAAGATAAACCCAGAAGCCAAGGTCATGATGGTGTCATCCACAGGTAAAGTCCACATTGTACAAGACGCAATGAGGGCTGGTGCAATTGACTATATCCTAAAACCATTTGACTCATCACAAATGGCAATTGCATTAAGCAAGCATGGACGAATGTGA